The stretch of DNA ACTGTGATGGTCACGCTATAATCACCTGTACTGGCAGCATCTGCATTGGAAACAATTGGATTTTGTTCGGTGGAGCTAAAGCTATTGGTACTCCATTGATAGGTGACAGTAGTACCTGTTGTGGAGGTATTGCTGTTCAATTGTACATCTGCACCCATGCAAGTAGGGCTGTCATTGGTGGCGGTTGCCAATGGAACGGCATTGACGATTACAGAAGTGGTTGCGCCTTGTGATACGCAACCATCAACTGTGATGGTCACGCTATAATCACCTGTACTGGCAGCATCTGCATTGGAAACAATTGGATTTTGTTCGGTGGAGCTAAAGCTCACTCCATTGATAGGTGACAGTAGTACCTGTTGTGGAGTGTATTGCTGTTCAATTGTACATCTGCACCCATGCAAGCAGGGCTGTCATTGGAACGGCATTGGCGGTCAGATGCAACCATCAACTGTAATGGGAACGCATCTGCATTGACGATTACACTCCATTGAAGGTGACAGTTGCCTGCCTTGTGATACACAGTCATCAACTGTGATGGTCACGCTATAATCACCTGTACTGGCAGCATCTGCATTGGAAACAATTGGATTTTGTTCGGTGGAGCTAAAGCTGTTTGGACCACTCCATTGATAGGCGACAGTAGTACCTGTTGTGGAGGTGTTGCTGTTCAATTGTACATCTGCACCCATGCAAGCAGGGCTGTCATTGGTGGCGGTTGCCAAAGGAACGGCATTGATGGTAATGTCGGTAGTGGAAGGATCGGAAGTACAACCATCTACTGTAATCGTGACGGCGTAAGTGCCTGATTGAATGGTGGTCGCATCAGTTAAAATGGGGTTTTGATTGGTGGAAGTGAAATTGTTTGGACCACTCCAGACATAGCCAATGGTGCTGCCACCTGTAGAAGTGCTGCTATTTAAAGTTATGTCGTCACCTGTACAGGCGGGACTTCCCGTATTGGAGGCAGAAGCATTGGGTACAGACAATACTGTTACAGATACAGTGGCAGGGTCAGAGACACAACCTTCTGCGGTGATGACAACCGTATAATTTCCTGAATCTCCTACTGCCACATTGGTCAATGTGGGACTTTGTTCGGTAGAGCTAAAAGTATTCGGTCCCGACCATTGATAGGTGATGTCTGTGGCGGAGGAAGTCGTGAGAGCGTTTAAGGTCATATCCTTTCCTATACAAGCTGCTCCCTGATCTACCTCTGCTGTTGCATCGGGTTGCTCAGAAATTGAAACGACCGTGGTATCTCCTTTTGAAAGACACCCATCTATCGTTACCTTCAATATGTATTCTCCTGCATCTGCTAATTCTACTGTTGACAATAAGGGGTCTTGAGTCGAGGAACTGTAGTTATCAGGACCCGACCATTGGTATGTTGGCATACTGCTTCCCGATACGGTAGTGCTTCCTGTCAATTGAACATCTTCTCCCTCACAAACAGGACTGTTATTGTCTGCCATCGCATCTGAAGTATGGATGGTATAAATGACGGCATAAGTAGCATTTGTTGTATTCCCTACCCCTATATAAGTGGGCGTAACAGCGAAGGCTAAGGTATCTAAATCCTCCTCATAAGAAACCAAACTATAGGTCATATTGACCACATCTATCCATTGTGGATTGTTTAGGGTATCGGGGATGGATAGGTGAATGCTGTCTCCCACGGTATAGCAAAGCGTTTCTTCCAATATCACCAAAGGCAAGATTTCATCTGCTCCCATATCGGGCAGTTGGGTAGTGCCATCGGGTCGAGGTTCTCCGTCAATGTCGAGGGGGAACAGGGCGGCTATCGCAGGATCGGCTGCATTGGTTTGTTGGGTAATGTCTAAGATGTGTAAGTTGTTAAAAGCTATAAAAATAGGATTGATGCTGACCGAATGATCATTGTCGGGTAAGGAAGGAATATCATTGAAGATAGCACCTCCAATGTTTACTATTCCTGCATTGGGAGAAAAATAGTTGTTGTAATCCCATGTATTTATACTACTTTCATTCTCAATATGAGCGGGAAAGCCCATACCTCCATCTGTCGTAAAAGTATTGTTTTGTACATCTACGTCCGAACTTGCTGCATCTATGTAAATGCCATCTCCATTGCCTTCTGCATTGACGCTATTGTGATAGACCCACCAAGAATCTCCATTCTCAAATACGATTCCTGCGCTTGGCATCGTTCCACCAAAATTTCCACTGACCGTATTGTTCACGATATAGGGCGGATCATTGGCAGAATCAGCTGGGTTTTGTCCACTGTCTTCAATGTAAATGCCTTGACCCGATATATTGTAGAGTTCATTTCCTTCAATGCCAGGAACGCTGTATTGAGCTACTTCGAGTTGGGATTCTCCCGCATAGATTCCGTATTCAAATACTTCCAATTGGGATTCGGCATAGCGCAGTTGTATGCCTGTGTTGTCGGGATTTAGATTAGGTGAGACACGGTCAATGATCAAATTAATGATGTTCTCTTTGACCAAGAAATTAGTGAGGTAGCCCAACAATATTCCCGTATCGTAACTGTCTTCGATGACATTGTCTTGAATGACAGGACCCTTCATACTTTTATCGCTGTTTCCCAAGATGGCAATCCCTGTATGCCCTCCTCTGATATTATTGTTGTGAATGACTGTTCGGTTGGCATTGTTGCCATAGTGGTCGGGTGCATTGATAGAATTATCGCTGTTCGATGCCACTATGCCCATATAGCAAGTACTCGTTTCGTTCACTCCTACATCTATCGTACAATTTCGGATATAGACACTGTCCGCTTGGTTTTTGAGGTGAATGCCCCATGCGCCCGTAGCTACGGGAGAGGCTTCAATATTCAAACCATTAATGATGACATGGTCTGCTCCATCTATTTGGATAATAGCGGGATTCGTACACGTCGCTAAACTATTAGTCAATGTAGCACCATTGCCATTGATGGTCAAGCTATCCGTAGCTGTCAATCCTACATAGTCTGTAATATGAACCTGTTCATCTAAAGTAATTCCTGCTTCTACTTCTAAGGTGACTTGTTTGTACATCCCTACTTGAGACAAGGAATCCATGGCATGTTGTAGGTTGATAAAATCAGAGGAAGGACTGGGCCCTACCGTATAAGTACCTCCTAATGGGGCATATATACTAAATAGCCACATGTCAAAATTCCCATAATTTCCACTTACATCATTGTCTATAGATTCCGAATAACCTCCATAAATATACCCTTCTGAAATAGGTAAAATAGTACCTCCTTCTTCATAGTCACTACCGCCATAATTTTGTTCCCAATCAATATTTCCATTTGCATCAATATTAAGCAACCATACATCACTAGACCCATAGTTACCTCCTACATCTCCATTACTAGATTCAGATCGTCCTATAATTATATAACCACCATTAGATGATAAAGCTACTGAGTTAACAATATCTCTACCAGTACCTCCATAATTTTGTTCCCACTGAATATTTCCATTAGAATCTGTTTTTACTACCCAAAAATCAGTATTTCCATTATTTGCATCTACATCATCAGTAACAGAATTCGTATTCCCTCCTATAATATATCCTCCATCAACTGTTTGAATGATTGATTCAGCTGTATCATCACCACTCCCTCCGTAATTTTTATCCCACTGAATATTTCCATTAGCGTCTATTTTTACCACCCAAAAATCCTTACCCCCATAGTTTAAATCTACATCATTATCATTTGACATAGTAAACCCTGACAATATATAACCCCCGTCTGTAGTCGATGCCATAGATAAACATTCATCTACATCACTTCCGCCATAATTTTTATCC from Chitinophagales bacterium encodes:
- a CDS encoding right-handed parallel beta-helix repeat-containing protein, encoding MKNLLYSSTKYLLIICFALLSSLVAYSQGVVWEQNYGGSNIDYLHYMIPTSGNNFILVGQTSSNDNDVDGSNGGTDMWVAEIDIDGNIQWDKNYGGNLFDVGRSLSITSDGGYIIAGYSTSSNLDVVGNYGQQDFWVVKIDANGIIDWNQNYGGSDQDFAYNILSTSDGGYIIGGLSESSDNDVNSNYGNRDFWVVKIDSNGNIQWDKNYGGSDVDECLSMASTTDGGYILSGFTMSNDNDVDLNYGGKDFWVVKIDANGNIQWDKNYGGSGDDTAESIIQTVDGGYIIGGNTNSVTDDVDANNGNTDFWVVKTDSNGNIQWEQNYGGTGRDIVNSVALSSNGGYIIIGRSESSNGDVGGNYGSSDVWLLNIDANGNIDWEQNYGGSDYEEGGTILPISEGYIYGGYSESIDNDVSGNYGNFDMWLFSIYAPLGGTYTVGPSPSSDFINLQHAMDSLSQVGMYKQVTLEVEAGITLDEQVHITDYVGLTATDSLTINGNGATLTNSLATCTNPAIIQIDGADHVIINGLNIEASPVATGAWGIHLKNQADSVYIRNCTIDVGVNETSTCYMGIVASNSDNSINAPDHYGNNANRTVIHNNNIRGGHTGIAILGNSDKSMKGPVIQDNVIEDSYDTGILLGYLTNFLVKENIINLIIDRVSPNLNPDNTGIQLRYAESQLEVFEYGIYAGESQLEVAQYSVPGIEGNELYNISGQGIYIEDSGQNPADSANDPPYIVNNTVSGNFGGTMPSAGIVFENGDSWWVYHNSVNAEGNGDGIYIDAASSDVDVQNNTFTTDGGMGFPAHIENESSINTWDYNNYFSPNAGIVNIGGAIFNDIPSLPDNDHSVSINPIFIAFNNLHILDITQQTNAADPAIAALFPLDIDGEPRPDGTTQLPDMGADEILPLVILEETLCYTVGDSIHLSIPDTLNNPQWIDVVNMTYSLVSYEEDLDTLAFAVTPTYIGVGNTTNATYAVIYTIHTSDAMADNNSPVCEGEDVQLTGSTTVSGSSMPTYQWSGPDNYSSSTQDPLLSTVELADAGEYILKVTIDGCLSKGDTTVVSISEQPDATAEVDQGAACIGKDMTLNALTTSSATDITYQWSGPNTFSSTEQSPTLTNVAVGDSGNYTVVITAEGCVSDPATVSVTVLSVPNASASNTGSPACTGDDITLNSSTSTGGSTIGYVWSGPNNFTSTNQNPILTDATTIQSGTYAVTITVDGCTSDPSTTDITINAVPLATATNDSPACMGADVQLNSNTSTTGTTVAYQWSGPNSFSSTEQNPIVSNADAASTGDYSVTITVDDCVSQGRQLSPSMECNRQCRCVPITVDGCI